DNA from Pseudomonas mendocina:
GTCGCGCCGCAGATCGGCCTGCGCGTGCGCCTGTCGTCGCTGGCATCCTCGAAGTGGGCCGACACCGGTGGCGAGAAGTCCAAGTTCGGTCTGTCCGCCGCGCAGATCCTCTCGGTGGTCGAGCGCTTCCGCGCGGCCGGGCTGGATCAGGGTATTCGCCTGCTGCACTTCCACATGGGTTCGCAGATCGCCAACATCGCCGATTACCGCAAGGGTTTCCGCGAGGCTATCCGATATTACGGCGAGCTGCGTGCCATGGGCCTGCCGGTCGATCACATCGACGTCGGCGGCGGCCTCGGCGTGGATTACGACGGTACCCATTCGCGCAATGCCAGCTCGATCAACTACGACATGCAGGACTACGCCGACGCCGTGGTCGACATGCTCAAGGAGTTCTGCGACCGCCAGGAAATCCCTCATCCGCATATCTTCTCCGAGAGCGGCCGAGCGATGACTGCGCACCACGCCGTGCTGCTGGTTCAGGTGACCGACGTCGAGCGCCACAACGACAAGGTTCCGGAGATCGACGCGAGCGTCGAACAGCCGGAAATCCTCCAGGTACTGATCGAGCTGCTGGACGACAGCGACCCGGAAATGGTCGCTGAAACCTACTGGCGCGCCACCCACTACATCGAAGAAGTGGCCGCGCAGTATTCGGCTGGCAAGCTGAGCCTGGCGCAGAAGGCACTGGCCGAGCAGTGCTACTTTGCCATCTGCCGTCGCCTGCACAATCAGCTCAAGGCCCGTCAGCGCTCGCACCGTGCGGTGCTCGACGAACTCAACGACAAGCTCGCCGACAAGTACATCTGCAACTTCTCGGTATTCCAGAGCCTGCCGGATACCTGGGCCATCGGCCAGATCCTGCCGATCCTGCCATTGTCGCGCCTGGACGAAGAACCGCTGCGCCGTGCCGTGCTGCAGGATCTGACCTGCGACTCCGACGGCAAGATCCGCCAGTACGTCGACGAGCAGTCGATCGAGACCAGCCTGCCGGTACACGAGATTCGCGAGGGCGAGGACTACGTGCTGGGCATTTTCCTGGTCGGTGCGTACCAGGAAATCCTCGGTGACATGCACAACCTGTTCGGCGACACCGACTCGGTGAACATTTACCAGTCCGCCGACGGCAGCGTGGTGCATGCCGGTATCGAGACCCACGACACTATCGAGGACATGCTGCGCTACGTGCACCTGTCCCCCGAGGAGCTGATGACCCACTACCGCGACAAGGTGGCCAGCGCCAAGATCAGCGCGCGTGAACGCACGCAGTTCCTCGATGCGCTGCGTCTGGGCCTGACTCGCTCGTCCTACCTGGCTCCCTGAGCATCCGCTAATCGCGATAGCCAGACGCCGAGACAGGTGCAATGCCTGTTCGGCGCTGGCGATGATGTCGCGCCAGCTGCAATCCACTGCCGCAAGTACGCCGCTACCTCCAATCCGAACCCTCAAGAGCAGCTATACCGGGATTTGTCTCGGTAACAGGGCGCGGTCGCCTTCCTGCCCGGCGTGCCTGGAATAGGTGGGTGATGCTGAATGTCATTGTCCTAGTCAGTTCGTAAGTTTTTGGCTCTATCGACTATGCCAGTCTCTGCCTAGAGTAGCGGCAT
Protein-coding regions in this window:
- the speA gene encoding arginine decarboxylase — its product is MSARRTRKDDGSQWTVADSRSVYGIRHWGAGYFSINDAGRIEVRPNGPESQPIDLYQQVDELRQSGLSLPLLVRFPDILQDRVRRLTGAFDASIERLEYQSRYTALYPIKVNQQEAVIENIIATQNVSIGLEAGSKPELLAVLALAPKGGTIVCNGYKDREFIRLALMGQKLGHNVFIVIEKESEVSLVIEEAAELKVAPQIGLRVRLSSLASSKWADTGGEKSKFGLSAAQILSVVERFRAAGLDQGIRLLHFHMGSQIANIADYRKGFREAIRYYGELRAMGLPVDHIDVGGGLGVDYDGTHSRNASSINYDMQDYADAVVDMLKEFCDRQEIPHPHIFSESGRAMTAHHAVLLVQVTDVERHNDKVPEIDASVEQPEILQVLIELLDDSDPEMVAETYWRATHYIEEVAAQYSAGKLSLAQKALAEQCYFAICRRLHNQLKARQRSHRAVLDELNDKLADKYICNFSVFQSLPDTWAIGQILPILPLSRLDEEPLRRAVLQDLTCDSDGKIRQYVDEQSIETSLPVHEIREGEDYVLGIFLVGAYQEILGDMHNLFGDTDSVNIYQSADGSVVHAGIETHDTIEDMLRYVHLSPEELMTHYRDKVASAKISARERTQFLDALRLGLTRSSYLAP